The DNA sequence AGCTGCTTTTTAAGCCGCTGGAACTCCGGGCCTGGTCCTTTTTTTAATGCTTTAAGCGCCTTCTGGTACAGCTCCCGCTGATCTTGTAGCTGCTGGTCAGCCTGGTCGTGTCGAGTAAGTCTGTCAGAGGCGACAGTTTGCGTGGCAATAGATTGGTCTGCTACAGCAGGGTGAGTGTGTAGCGAGAGAGTCCCGGTCAGGACGACAGCAAATAAGGCGTACAACTTCACTTTTTTCTTAATCCATTTAAGTAAATGGCGGGTCATCTATACAATTAACATCGGGTGGTGCGACACCGCATCACCCGGTAAACTCAACTTCAGTGTAGTACTCTATCGAGTTGTACGCCCATTACATAGGCCCGCTGGTCAATCTTCAGTTTTCCTCCTTAATTCGCACGGCCAGCACATCACAGGTAGCACCGTGCAAAACTCCGTTGGCGGTGGAGCCAAACACCAGGGCAAGACCGTGACGGCCATGACTGCCAACCACAATAAGATCGACTTTGTTCTCGCGGGCAAAGCGGTGCATCTCGTGAGACGGTTGACCGACGATGACATGTTGATCGGCCACCACTACACCCAGTTGTTCGCCGAGTTTGGCCAGCTGGCCTTTGGCCTGGTCTTCAAGTTGGGTTTGAATTTCAGAGAGATCCATAGGAATATCGCCGCCGTAGGCGAAGGAGAGTGGCTCCTGAACATGGATCAGGCTGATACGAGCCTGGCTACAATCTGACTCGCTGTCGGAGAATAACGCTTTAACTCGATCCACCACCTGTTGGGATTCATTAGATAGATCAAGTCCAACCAATACATGTTTA is a window from the Porticoccaceae bacterium LTM1 genome containing:
- a CDS encoding universal stress protein, encoding MAQYKHVLVGLDLSNESQQVVDRVKALFSDSESDCSQARISLIHVQEPLSFAYGGDIPMDLSEIQTQLEDQAKGQLAKLGEQLGVVVADQHVIVGQPSHEMHRFARENKVDLIVVGSHGRHGLALVFGSTANGVLHGATCDVLAVRIKEEN